CGATCTGGTATTTATCTTTGTCGGCAGTTAATAAAAGTGAGTCCCTATTTTCCAGAATAGTCTGGTAATACGATTCTAGCAATTTTATCTCCTCGGTTAAAACTGCAAACTCCCCTTCCATATCCACTATAAGCTCTTTTAAGTGCTTATTATCGGGGAGGTCCTCTTCACTTAATTCATTTTTACACGAAAAAAAAAGACTGCTGACAGATAAAAAAATGAATACACGTTTTATCATGAGGAAATGAGGAATAAGTGGGAATTTATAAAATTTCCATTTGCCCACGAAGGCTTTTACCCATTTCTTGAAACCTCAATTTCACTTTTTCAAAAAACTCGCCGTCCCAAAAACTTTCCAAGTCACTCTCTTCCAAAATATCGAGTTCACTGATTTTGAAAGTTTGTTCCATCGGTCCTAGTTCGTATTTCAATATGTATTTGTTATTCCAGGAGAAAACCGAAACTCTGATTTCCTCCTGGATAAACTCTTTTACAACTCTCATTCAGGTTTTTTGACAAGGTAAGAATAAGTGATTTTTGGATTTAGTGAAGAAGCCACAGAACAGTATTTATCTACGGACAAGGCTACAACTTTGCCAAACTCGACTTCATTAGCGTCTGGAGACACCAATGTAAATGACAGGTGAATATCAGTATAAAAAGCTGGCACCCCATCATTTCTAATACCTTCCACATCTACTGTAAAAGAATCCACAGTTTTCCTCTTTTTCTTCATCATCAAAACTGCATCCACAGCCGCACAACTTCCTAGAGCGGATAGCAATAAATCCATAGGAGACTGGGCAGATTTTTCAGGCGCATCGTACATGTCGATTTGCACCACATTTCCTTGTGGGTTGACTGCTTCATACTCATAGTCCGCTTTCATGCGAACAGTCACATTTCTCTTTGACATATTCTATAAATTTAAGTAGTGAAGTAAATTCACTTTTTACATATTCCTTCTGTATTGTCCTCCAACCTCATACAATGCATGTGTAATCTCACCTAATGAGCAATGCTTACTTGCTTCCATCAATTCAGAGAAAATATTACCATTTTCCACTGCTATTTTTTTAAGGTTTTGAAGGTGAGTTGAAACAAGCTCTGGATCAAATTGGTTTAAATTTTTCAAGGTTTGAATTTGGGACTCTTTCTCTTCTTCAGTAGCTCGGATCACTTCTCCTGGAGTTACTGTAGGCGACCCCTCAGAGGACAGGAAAGTGTTTACTCCTATAATCGGATATTCACCCGTATGCTTCAACATTTCGTAATGCATGCTTTCCTCCTGAATCTTCCCTCTCTGGTACATGGTCTCCATGGCTCCTAAGACTCCTCCTCTCTCTGTGATCCTATCAAATTCCAGATAAATTGCCTCCTCTACTAAATCTGTTAGCTCTTCTATGATAAATGCTCCTTGCAAAGGATTTTCATTTTTAGATAGCCCCAACTCCTTATTAATAATTAATTGTATCGCCATTGCTCTTCTTACCGAAGCTTCTGTAGGAGTGGTAATCGCTTCATCATAGGCATTGGTATGCAAGGAATTACAATTATCATAAATCGCATATAATGCTTGCAAGGTGGTACGAATATCATTGAAATCGATCTCCTGTGCATGAAGTGAACGTCCAGAGGTTTGAATATGATACTTCAGCATCTGAGACCTTTCATTGGCGCCATATTTCAACTTCATTGCTTTTGCCCAGATTCTTCTAGCTACCCTACCGATGACGGCATATTCTGGGTCAATTCCATTGGAGAAAAAGAAACTAAGGTTGGGAGCAAATTTATTGATATCCATCCCTCGGCTCACATAATACTCTACATAGGTAAAACCGTTTGATAAAGTCAATGCCAATTGCGTAATCGGGTTTGCCCCGGCTTCGGCGATATGATATCCTGAGATGGAAACAGAATAGAAATTCCTAATTCCATGATCAATAAAGTAATCTTGCACATCTCCCATAAGTCGCAAAGAAAACTCCGTGGAAAAGATACAAGTGTTTTGAGCTTGATCCTCTTTTAAAATATCAGCCTGTACTGTCCCTCTAACTCTGGAAACAGTCTCTGCTTTTATCTTTTCGTATACCTCTTTTGGTAAAACCTGATCACCAGAAACTCCAAGAAGCATCAATCCTAACCCATCATTTCCAGCTGGAATTTTACCGTTATAAACTGGTCTTGGAATGCCTTTACCTTTAAAAATACGCTCAATTTTAGCGTCAACTTCTTTTTCAAGGCCTTGCTCTTTGATATAAACCTCACATTGTTGGTCAATCGCTGCATTCATAAAAAATGCAGTCATGGTAGCCGCTGGGCCATTAATCGTCATGGATACCGAAGTCAAAGGATCCACAAGGTTAAATCCAGAATACAGTTTTTTGGCATCGTCAAGACAACAAACATTCACTCCTGAATTACCGATTTTTCCATAAATATCAGGTCTGTAATCAGGATCTTCACCATACAAAGTAACAGAGTCAAATGCTGTAGAAAGTCGCTTTGCTGGCATATCCTGAGACACATAATGAAAACGCTTGTTAGTGCGCTCAGGACTTCCTTCTCCAGCAAACATCCGGGTAGGATCCTCTCCTTCCCTTTTGAATGGAAAAACACCAGCTGTATAAGGGAATTTACCGGGAACATTTTCTCGAAGTCCCCATTTCAACAAATCTCCCCATGCTTCATATTTAGGTAAAGCTATTTTTGGGATTTTGGTTTCGGACAAAGAGTTATGATAAGTTTTTACTTTGATCTCCTTGTCCCTGACTTTAAAAACATAAAAATCCTCGCTATATCTAGCTACTTCTTCAGGCCATTCCTCAATCCATTTTTTATTCTTTGGATCAAGTTCCAACTCCACTTGTTCGTAAACTCCCGCCAATTCCTTCAACAGCCTATCCTGATCGTTGACTTCTAAGCTTTGAACTGCTTCCATGGACTTTTTAATGCTGTAAAGCTTCTGAGCAATGTCTTTTTGCTCTTCAACCCAAACATCATAGTTCCTATTGGTTTCAGCAATCTCAGACAGATACCGCGTTCTGGAAGGTGGGATGATATATATTTTTTCAGAAGTACCTCCTGTGAGTTCAAAGCTACTCTTCCACTCTTCATGAGTTTCACCAACTTTAGATATTAAAGCCCTGTAGAGATGGTTCATCCCTGGGTCATTAAACTGTGAGGCAATGGTACCATATACCGGAATCTCCTCATCAGGAGTCTCCCACAAAAGGTGATTTCTCTTAAACTGCTTTTTGACATCCCTTAAAGCATCTTGAGCCCCGCGCTTATCAAATTTGTTTAAAGCGATCACATCAGCAAAATCAAGCATGTCGATTTTCTCCAATTGGGATGCTGCACCATATTCTGGCGTCATGACATAAAGAGATAAATCCGAGTGTTCAATAATTTCAGTGTCAGATTGACCAATTCCGGAAGTCTCCAAAATAACCATATCAAACCCTGCTGCTTTCACTGTATCAACTGCATCTTGAACGTATTTTGAAAGGGCAAGATTGGATTGCCGAGTAGCCAATGATCGCATAAATACTCTTGGATGATGAATGGAATTCATTCGAATCCTATCCCCCAACAAGGCACCTCCTGTTTTCCTTTTTGACGGGTCTACAGAAATAATTGCTAAAGACTTATCTTCGAAATCAATTAAAAACCTACGGACAAGCTCATCAACCAATGAGGATTTACCAGCTCCTCCTGTTCCTGTAATTCCAAGAACTGGAATCGTGGATTTTTTACTTTTTTCTCTGACTTCATTCAATAAATCCGTTGACTGATCAGGATAATTTTCAAATGCAGAAATAGCTCTAGCAATAAATCCTTTATTCTCTTTATTTAAAGTGAAGCCTTCTTGAAACTCATCTCCAATAGAATAATCTGCCTGACTTACTAAGTCATTGATCATTCCCTGCAAGCCCATAGAGCGACCATCATCAGGTGAATAGATTCTACTAATACCATAATCATGAAGTTCTTTAATCTCCTCAGTCAAAATGGTACCTCCACCACCTCCAAAAATTTTGATATGACCTGCTCCCTTTTCATGAAGCAAATCATACATGTATTTAAAAAACTCCACATGCCCACCTTGGTAAGAAGTAATGGCAATTGCCTGAACATCTTCTTGAATCGCACAATCAACAATCTCCTGAACCGATCTATTATGTCCCAAATGAATCACCTCACATCCAGTAGATTGAATAATTCTACGCATGATATTGATAGCAGCATCGTGCCCATCAAAAAGTGAGGCGGCTGTAACAATTCTAATATGATTTTTGGGTTTATAAGTCTCCTTTATTTGGGTCATATGAAAGGTTTGTTTTTTTGCGTTGGCTTCAATTATTCCAGAATTACAGGAATAAAATGTTCAATTTTTCCTAACTGCGAATATACGGAAAATCACCTGAGAAGACCTTGGATTAAGCTCATCTAAACAAAATATTCTTTGGTCGCAATTGATCACTTACAGAAGACCAGATGATTTTAATCAGGAAATTTTGCGATCTTAAAGGATACTTTTGTAGCAATCTAAATCAAAATATTTTTATGCCGATTTCCTATACTTCAGCAGAAAATGCAGTTTCCCTGATCAAAAGTCATCAACGGGTTTTTATTCATGGAAGTGCTGCTACTCCAACCCGGCTGCTTCATGCTTTGGCAGCAAAAAAAGATGAACTAAGAAATGTAGAACTAGTCGCAATTACCACTTTGGGAGAAATGCCACTCGTTCAGCCAGATTGCAAAGAATCTTTCTACATGAATTCACTTTTTGTTTCTGAGAATGTCAGAAAAGCGGTCAATTCAGATCATGGAGGCTATGTCCCGATTTTTTTAAGTGAAATCGGCCATTTATTCAGAAATAAAATCCTAGATATAGATGTGGCATTGATCCATGTTTCCGAACCTGACGCACATGGTTTCTGCACGCTCGGCACCTCTGTGGACGTAGCAAAACCTGCGATAGAAACGGCTAGAATTATCATTGCCCAAGTCAATAAAAGAATGCCGAGAACGCATGGCGATGGTCATATTCACATTTCTAAATTTTCAGCCGCCATCCAGGTGGACGATCCTTTGCCAGAAATTGATTACTCAAAAAAAATCACAGATCTTGAAATACAGATTGGTCATCATATCTCATCTATCATCGAAGATAGATCGACTTTGCAGATGGGAATCGGAGCAATTCCAGATGCTGTTCTGAGCTCATTGAAGCATCACAAAGATTTGGGAGTACATACAGAAATGTTTTCTAATGGAATTCTTGATTTAATGAAGTCTGGTGCTGTAACCAATGCTTACAAGAAAAAACATCCGGGTAAAATTGTCTCTTCTTTTGCTGCAGGTACGAGAGAACTTTACGATGCAGTTCACGACAATCCAGAATTTTCATTTCATGAAGCTGCCTATGTGAATGACACTGCCGTCATTCGAAAAAACCCAAAAGTCATCTCAATTAACAGTTGTGTGGAAATGGACCTTACCGGTCAAGTCTGTGCCGATTCTATAGGAAGCTATCACTATTCCGGTGTAGGCGGACAAATGGATTTTATGAGAGGAGCGGCTTTGTCCGTAGGAGGTAAACCCATCATGGCATTGCCTTCCCAAACAAAAAAAGGAGCTTCTAAAATTGTCCCATTTTTAAAAGAAGGTGCTGGTGTTGTGACTACAAGAGCACATATGCAATACGTGGTGACAGAAAATGGAATTGCAAACCTATATGGTAAAAACCTAAGACAAAGAGCCTACGAACTCATGAGAATTGCTCATCCAGATCATCAGGAAGAATTGGAAAAAGCGATTGTAGATAGATTTGGCAGCTATATCTATCCATTTCGATAAAAATCACTTATTGACTGAGATTCAGTTTTTATTTAATTGGCTTCTCTATAGATTAGGGTTTCAATGACCCGAAATACTATGTCTTCAAAAAATTACGCATTCTTTGTGTCTATCACAGCTGCCCTTGGTGGCTTTCTTTTTGGCTTTGACACAGCCGTTATTTCTGGTGCAGAAAGAGCTATCCAGGAGGTTTGGGAACTGTCAGACTGGATGCATGGACTTGCCATTGCCTCTGCCTTATATGGAACAGTAATAGGGGCTCTCTTTGGCGGTATTCCGGCAGACAAATTCGGAAGGAAGAAAAGCCTCTTATGGATTGGTTTATTTTACTTGATTTCTGCTCTGGGATCTGGATTAGCTTGGGATGTAACCTCCTTCACTTTATTTAGATTTTTAGGCGGATTAGGAGTTGGAGCTTCTTCTGTAGTAGCTCCGATGTACATTTCAGAAATTGCTCCAGCCAAAAACAGAGGTCTATTAGTTGCCCTTTACCAATTCAATATTGTATTCGGAATTGTAATTGCCTATATATCCAATTACTTGA
Above is a window of Algoriphagus machipongonensis DNA encoding:
- a CDS encoding acetyl-CoA hydrolase/transferase family protein — translated: MPISYTSAENAVSLIKSHQRVFIHGSAATPTRLLHALAAKKDELRNVELVAITTLGEMPLVQPDCKESFYMNSLFVSENVRKAVNSDHGGYVPIFLSEIGHLFRNKILDIDVALIHVSEPDAHGFCTLGTSVDVAKPAIETARIIIAQVNKRMPRTHGDGHIHISKFSAAIQVDDPLPEIDYSKKITDLEIQIGHHISSIIEDRSTLQMGIGAIPDAVLSSLKHHKDLGVHTEMFSNGILDLMKSGAVTNAYKKKHPGKIVSSFAAGTRELYDAVHDNPEFSFHEAAYVNDTAVIRKNPKVISINSCVEMDLTGQVCADSIGSYHYSGVGGQMDFMRGAALSVGGKPIMALPSQTKKGASKIVPFLKEGAGVVTTRAHMQYVVTENGIANLYGKNLRQRAYELMRIAHPDHQEELEKAIVDRFGSYIYPFR
- a CDS encoding OsmC family protein — its product is MSKRNVTVRMKADYEYEAVNPQGNVVQIDMYDAPEKSAQSPMDLLLSALGSCAAVDAVLMMKKKRKTVDSFTVDVEGIRNDGVPAFYTDIHLSFTLVSPDANEVEFGKVVALSVDKYCSVASSLNPKITYSYLVKKPE
- a CDS encoding methylmalonyl-CoA mutase family protein → MTQIKETYKPKNHIRIVTAASLFDGHDAAINIMRRIIQSTGCEVIHLGHNRSVQEIVDCAIQEDVQAIAITSYQGGHVEFFKYMYDLLHEKGAGHIKIFGGGGGTILTEEIKELHDYGISRIYSPDDGRSMGLQGMINDLVSQADYSIGDEFQEGFTLNKENKGFIARAISAFENYPDQSTDLLNEVREKSKKSTIPVLGITGTGGAGKSSLVDELVRRFLIDFEDKSLAIISVDPSKRKTGGALLGDRIRMNSIHHPRVFMRSLATRQSNLALSKYVQDAVDTVKAAGFDMVILETSGIGQSDTEIIEHSDLSLYVMTPEYGAASQLEKIDMLDFADVIALNKFDKRGAQDALRDVKKQFKRNHLLWETPDEEIPVYGTIASQFNDPGMNHLYRALISKVGETHEEWKSSFELTGGTSEKIYIIPPSRTRYLSEIAETNRNYDVWVEEQKDIAQKLYSIKKSMEAVQSLEVNDQDRLLKELAGVYEQVELELDPKNKKWIEEWPEEVARYSEDFYVFKVRDKEIKVKTYHNSLSETKIPKIALPKYEAWGDLLKWGLRENVPGKFPYTAGVFPFKREGEDPTRMFAGEGSPERTNKRFHYVSQDMPAKRLSTAFDSVTLYGEDPDYRPDIYGKIGNSGVNVCCLDDAKKLYSGFNLVDPLTSVSMTINGPAATMTAFFMNAAIDQQCEVYIKEQGLEKEVDAKIERIFKGKGIPRPVYNGKIPAGNDGLGLMLLGVSGDQVLPKEVYEKIKAETVSRVRGTVQADILKEDQAQNTCIFSTEFSLRLMGDVQDYFIDHGIRNFYSVSISGYHIAEAGANPITQLALTLSNGFTYVEYYVSRGMDINKFAPNLSFFFSNGIDPEYAVIGRVARRIWAKAMKLKYGANERSQMLKYHIQTSGRSLHAQEIDFNDIRTTLQALYAIYDNCNSLHTNAYDEAITTPTEASVRRAMAIQLIINKELGLSKNENPLQGAFIIEELTDLVEEAIYLEFDRITERGGVLGAMETMYQRGKIQEESMHYEMLKHTGEYPIIGVNTFLSSEGSPTVTPGEVIRATEEEKESQIQTLKNLNQFDPELVSTHLQNLKKIAVENGNIFSELMEASKHCSLGEITHALYEVGGQYRRNM